From a single Maritimibacter sp. DP1N21-5 genomic region:
- a CDS encoding GNVR domain-containing protein, producing the protein MTADTPEVQDDEIDLGELFASLWAYKSLIGGLTLGAIVAGGFYALNAEKIYTAEAVFKLEDSSNSGLSLPSEMSGLAALAGISGLADEGNVLFDRVRGRVFIGKVDEAVDLRGDDYFNTYDPDATDPLWKALIKRAIGYDSGELDPESIIEKNVVDTLRANFVIESTENGATSIKIDHTDPARAALIANAIMDLIVTETELDTDARQRSQLAYLSETLAGTLSEMEEAQARLKEFAIDNSTLSIEALARGSVALDQIRNRLERARELSEAADALLDAVESGNTNQATYLELRSEHPIIDDVEFRRVLGLSEIISEFTWPERELLAAVSATLRDSLERIARERARLEDEAISYAGSAEEQATLQREAEIAEASYTVLIEQVKAQSLLAGYTGETAQIFERAVPPLSPAKPNRMLVLALSGVLGVFLGSGVSLVWALRRGVFFSRRAFRDELNPTVTVPAGWLKKLNGRNLTGVQDYMSANRGSRLSDVAVSLRHPDTGFALVLGGRAKATARSAALGTALALAENGTRVAVVDLSRTVEPATDEAATGEYWSETQSESGVAEFGFAAGRKNADLLASSKFDAAIEALSSRHDLVIFSAEAPVAEMAAYGLSSLDPVTILVGRTGRTSKGLIHRLRSLKLRTILLLE; encoded by the coding sequence ATGACGGCGGACACCCCGGAAGTTCAGGACGACGAGATCGACCTCGGCGAGTTGTTCGCGTCTCTTTGGGCCTACAAGAGCCTCATCGGAGGCCTGACGCTGGGCGCGATCGTTGCCGGCGGGTTCTATGCGTTGAATGCGGAAAAGATCTATACCGCTGAAGCCGTGTTCAAGCTGGAGGACTCAAGCAATTCTGGCCTCTCGCTTCCAAGTGAGATGTCCGGCCTTGCAGCCTTGGCAGGCATAAGTGGTCTGGCTGACGAAGGAAACGTCCTCTTCGACAGGGTCCGCGGGCGCGTGTTCATCGGAAAGGTCGACGAAGCGGTCGATCTTCGCGGGGATGACTATTTCAATACCTACGATCCCGATGCGACGGACCCCCTCTGGAAAGCCCTGATCAAGAGGGCGATCGGCTACGACTCCGGGGAATTGGATCCTGAGAGCATCATCGAGAAGAACGTCGTTGACACGCTGCGTGCGAACTTCGTGATCGAGAGTACGGAAAACGGTGCGACCTCGATCAAGATCGACCACACGGATCCGGCACGCGCGGCGTTGATTGCCAACGCGATCATGGACCTGATCGTAACAGAAACGGAACTCGATACAGACGCGCGGCAGCGCAGCCAGCTTGCCTACTTGTCCGAGACCCTCGCGGGGACACTGAGCGAGATGGAAGAGGCTCAGGCTCGGCTGAAGGAATTCGCGATTGACAACTCGACGTTGTCGATCGAGGCCCTTGCCAGGGGGTCGGTGGCGCTGGATCAGATCAGAAACCGACTTGAGCGCGCGCGAGAGTTGAGTGAAGCGGCAGACGCCCTGCTGGATGCCGTGGAAAGCGGCAATACGAACCAAGCTACATATCTGGAGCTCAGGTCGGAGCATCCGATCATCGACGACGTGGAGTTTCGCCGAGTCCTTGGCCTGAGTGAAATCATCTCCGAGTTTACCTGGCCGGAACGGGAATTGCTGGCAGCGGTAAGTGCCACGCTGCGGGACAGCCTCGAACGTATCGCGCGGGAAAGAGCCAGGCTTGAGGATGAAGCGATCTCCTATGCCGGCTCTGCGGAAGAACAGGCGACCCTTCAACGCGAGGCCGAAATCGCCGAGGCCTCTTATACCGTCCTGATCGAACAGGTGAAGGCGCAGTCCCTGCTTGCAGGCTATACGGGCGAGACGGCCCAGATCTTTGAACGCGCCGTGCCGCCCCTGTCGCCGGCGAAACCGAACCGGATGCTTGTCCTGGCATTGTCAGGTGTGCTCGGCGTGTTTCTTGGGTCCGGCGTTTCTCTGGTGTGGGCTTTGCGCAGAGGCGTGTTTTTCTCGCGCCGCGCGTTTCGCGACGAGTTGAACCCAACCGTCACGGTGCCTGCCGGCTGGCTCAAGAAACTGAATGGCCGGAACCTGACGGGTGTTCAGGATTACATGTCGGCCAACAGGGGCAGCCGACTGTCCGACGTTGCCGTCAGCCTTCGCCACCCGGATACCGGGTTCGCACTGGTCTTGGGCGGCAGAGCAAAGGCGACTGCCCGCAGCGCAGCACTTGGAACGGCACTTGCACTCGCCGAAAATGGTACAAGGGTTGCCGTTGTCGATCTGAGCCGCACCGTCGAACCGGCGACGGATGAAGCCGCAACCGGCGAATACTGGTCGGAAACTCAATCCGAGTCCGGTGTGGCCGAGTTCGGCTTCGCCGCCGGTCGCAAGAATGCGGATCTCCTCGCCTCCTCCAAATTCGACGCAGCCATCGAGGCATTGTCATCCAGGCACGACCTCGTCATCTTCTCGGCCGAAGCACCCGTCGCTGAAATGGCTGCCTACGGACTTTCGAGCCTCGATCCCGTGACCATCCTCGTCGGCCGGACCGGGCGCACGTCGAAGGGCTTGATCCACCGACTTCGCAGCCTCAAGCTGCGGACCATCCTATTGCTCGAGTAA
- a CDS encoding VanZ family protein, whose translation MPEKKAHLIALGGSFLSAVMILWLTLTPQAVSEIKDLPLDKLAHVAAFAIYVLPTAALFPRALLPVVLLGVTLGGGIEVIQPWFGRAQELADFGADLVGLALGCAVGLGVRAFLRQVPRKV comes from the coding sequence GTGCCTGAGAAGAAAGCGCATCTGATTGCCCTGGGCGGGTCTTTTCTGTCTGCCGTGATGATCCTCTGGTTGACGCTCACGCCCCAGGCAGTGTCCGAGATCAAGGATCTGCCGCTCGACAAACTCGCGCATGTGGCGGCCTTTGCGATCTACGTCCTGCCGACGGCGGCGCTCTTTCCGCGCGCGTTGTTGCCCGTCGTGCTGCTCGGGGTCACTTTGGGCGGCGGGATCGAGGTGATACAGCCGTGGTTCGGACGCGCTCAGGAACTGGCCGATTTCGGCGCGGACCTTGTTGGTCTCGCTCTTGGCTGCGCGGTCGGACTTGGCGTCCGCGCATTCCTTCGGCAGGTGCCGCGCAAGGTCTAG
- a CDS encoding endonuclease/exonuclease/phosphatase family protein: protein MRGVITMVALCLATIAPIPTNAQVTGTREIIHYQKNIRVNRSNHAELAREFLRFRPDTISLQEIASSDKVILDLLKAEYPSQHYCYVKHLSGIAALSRWPMVEGTQTCFGGWGIAGFQVMMPEGPVWVLSAHIEVFFEGLRPDILRALLPQLEALEGLVIMGGDFNAEPFFTSTVRLAEAARVRRIGLPIPTFELFDRVGISIDHIMATGGVGVIMQRPKLTSDHFGVVGRFRLGVR, encoded by the coding sequence TTGCGCGGGGTCATCACGATGGTGGCGTTGTGCCTCGCGACCATTGCGCCGATCCCAACCAATGCCCAAGTGACCGGCACGCGGGAGATCATCCACTATCAGAAGAACATCCGCGTGAACCGGAGCAACCACGCGGAACTCGCGCGCGAATTCCTTCGCTTCCGGCCCGACACGATTTCACTTCAGGAGATCGCGTCCTCGGACAAGGTGATCCTCGACCTCCTGAAGGCCGAGTATCCATCGCAACATTACTGCTACGTGAAGCACCTGAGCGGCATCGCCGCCCTGTCCCGCTGGCCGATGGTGGAAGGAACTCAGACCTGCTTCGGAGGATGGGGCATCGCCGGGTTTCAGGTCATGATGCCCGAAGGCCCCGTCTGGGTGCTGTCAGCCCACATCGAGGTCTTTTTCGAAGGCCTGCGCCCCGACATCCTCCGCGCCCTCCTCCCGCAACTGGAGGCACTCGAGGGCCTGGTGATCATGGGAGGCGACTTCAACGCCGAGCCCTTCTTCACATCGACCGTGCGGCTTGCCGAAGCCGCCCGCGTGAGACGCATCGGCCTCCCCATCCCGACCTTCGAGTTGTTTGATCGCGTAGGGATCTCCATCGACCACATCATGGCCACCGGTGGAGTGGGCGTGATCATGCAGCGCCCGAAGCTGACGTCGGACCACTTTGGGGTGGTGGGGCGGTTTCGGTTGGGGGTGCGGTGA
- a CDS encoding helix-turn-helix domain-containing protein, whose amino-acid sequence MDVRQRIGWNLRRMRKERDITQEDFANASGFDRGYISGVERGVRNPSALVLERIAEALEADVSEFFDLSSAEATQRETQ is encoded by the coding sequence ATGGATGTGCGGCAACGAATTGGATGGAACTTGCGAAGGATGCGCAAAGAACGCGACATCACTCAGGAAGATTTTGCCAATGCGAGTGGTTTCGATCGAGGCTACATCAGCGGCGTCGAGCGGGGTGTCCGAAACCCATCAGCACTCGTCCTGGAGAGGATCGCGGAAGCATTGGAGGCAGATGTTTCCGAGTTCTTTGATTTATCGTCAGCGGAGGCGACGCAGCGGGAAACTCAATAG
- a CDS encoding IS3 family transposase (programmed frameshift) codes for MAKRRKFTDQFKAKVALEALRGDKTIQEIAAKHQVHPNQVSTWQRQAVEGMADVFARGGKPEGPTEAEIKELHAKIGRLAVENDFLSEGLKPVSPEKKRAMIKRDHPELSISQQCKLVRLSRSAFYYTPVGIDANTLAMMKEIDLVFTRYPFFGSRQIAAYLRRDGIVVGRHRVRRLMAKMGLEAIYKRPRTSQPHPQHPVYPYLLRGIQIERPNQVWCADITFVPVRNGFLYVVAIMDWASRKVLSWRLSNTMHADFCIDALNEAIAKHGPPEVMNTDQGSQFTGSAWIMTLNETGVRISMDGRGRYLDNVFIERLWRSLKQEAIYLEEITDGFQARRVVKNWMAFYNAERPHSALDRQTPDEAYWTGLEEQRAA; via the exons ATGGCGAAACGCCGAAAGTTTACAGACCAGTTTAAGGCCAAGGTCGCGTTAGAAGCGCTGCGTGGCGACAAGACGATCCAGGAGATCGCCGCGAAGCACCAAGTGCATCCGAACCAGGTCAGCACATGGCAGCGCCAGGCTGTCGAAGGTATGGCCGATGTTTTTGCCCGTGGCGGCAAACCGGAAGGTCCGACAGAAGCAGAAATCAAAGAGCTCCATGCCAAGATCGGGAGGCTGGCTGTCGAGAACGATTTTTTGTCCGAAGGGCTGAAGC CGGTGAGCCCCGAGAAGAAACGCGCGATGATTAAGCGGGACCATCCCGAGTTGAGCATCAGCCAGCAATGCAAACTGGTGCGGCTGTCGCGGTCGGCGTTCTACTACACGCCGGTCGGGATCGACGCGAACACGCTGGCGATGATGAAAGAGATCGACCTGGTCTTCACCAGATACCCGTTCTTCGGCAGTCGCCAGATCGCGGCCTATCTGCGCCGGGATGGGATCGTTGTCGGGCGCCATCGCGTCAGAAGGCTGATGGCGAAGATGGGGCTGGAGGCGATCTACAAACGGCCCCGCACCAGCCAGCCGCATCCCCAGCATCCGGTCTATCCCTACCTGCTTCGAGGCATTCAGATCGAGCGTCCGAACCAGGTCTGGTGCGCCGACATCACCTTCGTGCCGGTGCGCAACGGGTTCCTCTACGTCGTGGCGATCATGGACTGGGCGTCGCGCAAGGTCTTAAGCTGGCGGCTCTCGAACACGATGCACGCAGACTTCTGCATCGATGCCCTCAACGAGGCCATCGCCAAACATGGCCCGCCCGAGGTCATGAACACAGATCAAGGATCTCAGTTTACGGGATCGGCCTGGATCATGACGCTAAACGAGACTGGCGTGCGCATCTCGATGGATGGGCGCGGTCGCTACCTGGACAACGTCTTCATCGAGCGTTTGTGGCGGTCATTGAAGCAGGAGGCGATCTATCTGGAAGAGATCACTGACGGCTTCCAAGCCCGAAGGGTCGTCAAAAACTGGATGGCCTTCTACAACGCCGAGAGGCCCCACTCAGCGCTTGATCGGCAAACGCCCGACGAGGCATATTGGACCGGCTTGGAAGAGCAAAGAGCAGCATGA
- a CDS encoding IS3 family transposase (programmed frameshift), which translates to MKRTRFTDEQIIGILAEHEAGAKCADLCRKHGMSEGTFYNWKAKFGGMTVSEAKRLKTLEDENAKLKKLLAEQMLDLAAMKELVFKKVVTPAVKREAVAHLRARFGLSERRACRVVGADRKMVRYQAQRAPDTVLRGRLRELANERRRFGYRRLFVLLRREGEPSGINRIYRLYREEGLTVRKRKARRKAVGTRAPILVEARPNARWSLDFVHDQFANGQRFRVLNVVDDVTRECLAAIPDTSISGRRVARELTALIERRGKPGMIVSDNGTELTSNAILTFAATQRIEWHYIAPGKPMQNGFVESFNGRMRDELLNETMFRNLAHARIVISAWAADYNTERPHSALDYKTPADYARTLTTAIARPAAQDESSARRAIAQPAPLGVNTNRAPVAAG; encoded by the exons ATGAAGCGAACGAGATTTACGGACGAACAGATCATCGGCATCCTGGCAGAGCACGAGGCAGGCGCGAAGTGCGCAGACCTTTGCCGCAAGCACGGCATGTCGGAAGGCACCTTCTACAACTGGAAGGCCAAATTCGGCGGCATGACGGTATCGGAGGCGAAGCGGCTGAAGACGCTCGAGGATGAGAACGCCAAGCTGAAGAAGCTGCTGGCCGAGCAGATGCTCGATCTGGCCGCGATGAAGGAACTGGTTT TCAAAAAAGTGGTGACGCCTGCTGTGAAGCGCGAGGCGGTCGCGCATCTGAGGGCCCGGTTCGGGCTCTCGGAACGGCGGGCGTGCCGGGTTGTCGGGGCGGACCGCAAGATGGTCCGCTATCAGGCGCAGCGCGCGCCGGATACGGTGCTGCGCGGGCGGTTGCGGGAGCTGGCCAACGAGCGCCGGAGGTTCGGCTATCGGCGCCTCTTCGTGCTGCTGCGGCGTGAGGGAGAGCCTTCCGGCATCAACCGGATCTATCGGCTCTACCGCGAGGAAGGGTTGACGGTGCGCAAGCGGAAGGCGCGGCGTAAGGCCGTCGGGACACGGGCGCCGATCCTGGTCGAGGCGCGACCCAATGCGCGCTGGTCGCTGGATTTCGTCCATGACCAGTTCGCCAATGGCCAGCGCTTTCGGGTGCTCAACGTGGTCGACGACGTCACCCGTGAGTGCCTTGCGGCAATCCCGGACACTTCGATCTCGGGGCGCCGTGTGGCACGTGAACTGACGGCCCTGATCGAGCGCCGCGGAAAGCCGGGGATGATCGTCTCTGACAACGGCACCGAACTGACCAGTAACGCAATCTTAACCTTCGCTGCCACCCAGCGGATCGAGTGGCACTACATCGCGCCGGGAAAGCCGATGCAGAACGGCTTCGTGGAGAGTTTCAACGGACGGATGCGAGACGAGCTGCTCAACGAGACGATGTTCCGCAACCTGGCCCATGCGCGGATCGTGATTTCTGCCTGGGCCGCCGACTACAACACCGAACGCCCACACTCAGCCTTGGACTACAAGACCCCCGCCGACTACGCGCGAACCCTGACCACCGCAATCGCCCGCCCCGCTGCGCAAGATGAAAGCTCCGCGCGTCGGGCGATTGCTCAACCTGCGCCGCTCGGCGTAAACACCAACCGGGCTCCGGTCGCGGCTGGATGA
- a CDS encoding IS110 family transposase translates to MTATHSIAPTLLAAIDISKYRHEVLIGIPDKKRRRRLTITNTLEDFQRLAAALASYDLPVTIGFEATGNYHRPLAHHLGQAGFDLKLVSSVGLARTREALHNSWDKNDPKDAQVILHMMEIGAVQYFHDPLVTGTADIQELSKTHEIVSRSKTELWHRILTHYMPLYFPEAERFHRSSRTDWFLAFLEKYPTPHKITAMSREAFVADAWQVVGRKVSKERLLSDIYATAAGSVGLPVHPESDAVRMFRLVLAEGRSLVRQRNEIEARAIELLSDHPDYQLLTTIPGIGPINALTILAEAGDLRRFRHHRQFLKFCGMDLATAQSGMFRGQSRISKYGNARLRRTLWMAGQVAVLKRTNSFRDKFERYIARDRHNAHLRRKAYTAITAKMARTVHAVVKHGEPYRPFFEGVSPGGRTLV, encoded by the coding sequence ATGACCGCCACTCATTCTATCGCGCCGACCTTGTTGGCCGCCATCGACATTTCCAAATACCGCCATGAGGTGCTGATTGGCATTCCAGATAAGAAGCGTCGTCGCCGCCTTACGATCACAAACACTCTGGAAGATTTCCAGCGACTGGCCGCCGCTCTTGCCAGCTACGACCTGCCGGTAACGATCGGCTTTGAGGCGACTGGCAACTACCATCGGCCACTTGCGCACCACCTCGGCCAGGCCGGTTTTGACCTGAAGCTGGTCTCCTCAGTAGGTCTGGCGCGGACGCGGGAGGCACTGCACAACAGCTGGGACAAGAACGATCCGAAGGACGCCCAGGTCATCCTGCATATGATGGAGATCGGCGCCGTGCAGTATTTCCACGATCCACTGGTGACTGGCACAGCGGACATCCAGGAACTGTCAAAGACCCACGAGATCGTTTCGCGCTCGAAGACTGAGCTCTGGCACCGCATCCTGACGCATTACATGCCGCTGTACTTTCCCGAGGCGGAGCGCTTTCACCGCAGTTCGCGTACTGACTGGTTTTTGGCATTCCTCGAGAAGTACCCGACGCCGCATAAGATCACGGCCATGAGCCGTGAGGCCTTCGTTGCAGATGCGTGGCAGGTGGTCGGTCGGAAGGTCTCAAAAGAACGCCTGCTTTCAGATATTTACGCAACGGCGGCTGGCTCGGTGGGTCTGCCCGTTCACCCGGAATCCGACGCCGTTCGCATGTTTCGCCTTGTGCTGGCCGAAGGCCGAAGCCTGGTTCGCCAGCGCAACGAGATCGAGGCGCGGGCCATCGAGCTACTTTCCGATCATCCCGACTACCAGTTGCTGACCACGATCCCCGGGATCGGCCCGATCAACGCCCTGACCATCCTGGCCGAAGCTGGCGATCTGCGCCGTTTCCGCCATCACCGCCAGTTCCTGAAGTTCTGCGGCATGGACCTAGCGACTGCGCAGTCTGGCATGTTCCGCGGTCAGAGCCGCATCTCGAAGTATGGCAATGCACGGCTTCGCAGAACTCTCTGGATGGCAGGCCAGGTTGCTGTGCTCAAACGCACGAACAGCTTCCGCGACAAGTTCGAACGCTACATCGCGCGGGATCGACACAATGCCCATCTGCGCCGCAAAGCCTACACCGCGATCACGGCCAAGATGGCGCGCACCGTACACGCCGTGGTCAAACACGGCGAACCCTATCGCCCCTTCTTCGAGGGGGTGAGCCCAGGCGGAAGGACCCTTGTCTGA